In Centropristis striata isolate RG_2023a ecotype Rhode Island chromosome 5, C.striata_1.0, whole genome shotgun sequence, a single genomic region encodes these proteins:
- the nr1d4a gene encoding nuclear receptor subfamily 1, group D, member 4a: MTVCMEAQGETADLVRAVTVSGVHVRRRSGVVLLAGAGHGARGARLLLERRRQQTPQTRVILYAGSSGSNSPSPGSPSSGYQTQSPSSHSQPSSPEEVTFTEIGVLKHECTTPSSKQIFQFPEVYSAPPAAATPQHTYAHPIVGKRPCGFTGTFTKTGGMVLLCKVCGDIASGFHYGVHACEGCKGFFRRSIQQNINYKMCVKNENCLIMRMNRNRCQHCRFKKCLSVGMSRDAVRFGRIPKREKQRLLDEMQSYMNSLNESAAMDMDSSSARETPSSPDDCNSKEAIGAISRAYRDIFTSSNSNSQERAAKRANIPTNNTFSQDATFTQVSSHPTSTQSYQSCPVASAPRCPVTHNDNHSTFHNVENNRYTYLVSTNQNQEQTNSSTSQRSSSANQNNFRNAGSTQNQPSCPWKAASGAKVLACPLNAWPVSGADRTSQEIWESFSQCFTPAVKEVVEFAKGIPGFQELSQQDQVMLLKSGTFQVLMVRFCTLFNAEERTVTFLNGQTYPLSTLRALGMGSLLDAMFEFSEKLSSLGLEPDEMALFMAVVLVSADRSGISDMRAVEQLQEGLIRALRSLITRRRPDDSALFPKLLLRLPDLRTLNNMHSDKLLAFRIDP, translated from the exons ATGACTGTCTGCATGGAGGCTCAGGGAGAG ACTGCGGATTTGGTTCGGGCAGTAACCGTGTCAGGAGTCCATGTGAGGCGGCGGTCAGGTGTCGTGCTGTTAGCTGGCGCTGGGCACGGTGCCAGGGGAGCGAGGCTATTATTGGAGCGGAGGAGGCAGCAGACCCCGCAGACAC GAGTCATCCTGTATGCCGGCTCCTCTGGCAGCAACAGCCCGAGCCCTGGCAGCCCCTCCAGTGGGTACCAGACCCAGTCACCTTCTTCGCACTCCCAGCCCTCATCTCCAGAGGAGGTTACCTTCACAGAGATCGGGGTGTTGAAACATGAGTGCACTACACCATCCTCAAAACAGATATTCCAGTTCCCAGAGGTCTACAGTGCCCCCCCAGCAGCAGCCACTCCCCAGCACACCTATGCACATCCCATCGTGGGAAAGAGGCCATGCGGATTCACAGGAACTTTCACAA AGACAGGTGGAATGGTCCTGCTTTGCAAAGTCTGTGGGGACATCGCATCTGGTTTTCACTATGGAGTGCATGCATGTGAGGGCTGCAAG ggTTTTTTCCGCCGCAGCATCCAGCAGAACATCAACTACAAGATGTGTGTGAAGAACGAGAACTGTCTGATCATGCGCATGAACCGCAACCGTTGCCAGCACTGCCGCTTCAAGAAATGCCTCTCTGTTGGCATGTCAAGAGATG CTGTGCGCTTTGGCCGCATCCCAAAGAGAGAGAAGCAGCGACTTCTGGATGAGATGCAGAGCTACATGAACAGCCTAAATGAGTCGGCTGCCATGGACATGGACTCGTCCTCAGCGAGGGAAACTCCCAGCAGCCCGGATGACTGCAACTCAAAAGAGGCCATTGGGGCCATCTCCAGAGCCTACCGTGACATCTTcaccagcagcaacagcaacagccaAGAGAGAGCAGCCAAGAGGGCGAACATCCCCACcaacaacacattttctcaGGATGCCACTTTCACCCAAGTCTCCTCCCACCCTACCTCCACCCAGAGTTATCAGTCTTGCCCTGTTGCGTCTGCCCCTCGATGCCCAGTTACCCACAATGACAACCACTCTACATTCCACAATGTGGAGAACAATCGCTACACCTACTTAGTTTCAACAAATCAGAATCAGGAACAGACCAACAGTTCAACATCTCAAAGGAGCAGCTCTGCCAATCAGAACAACTTCCGCAATGCAGGAAGTACCCAAAACCAGCCTTCCTGCCCATGGAAAGCAGCTTCAGGAGCTAAAGTGCTG GCGTGTCCTCTCAACGCGTGGCCTGTATCAGGGGCAGATCGCACGAGTCAGGAGATATGGGAATCCTTCTCACAGTGTTTCACTCCTGCAGTCAAGGAGGTGGTAGAGTTTGCCAAGGGCATCCCAGGCTTTCAAGAGCTAAGCCAACAAGACCAGGTCATGTTGCTCAAATCAGGCACTTTTCAG GTTCTGATGGTGAGGTTTTGCACCTTGTTCAATGCTGAGGAGCGTACAGTGACCTTCCTGAACGGCCAAACTTATCCCCTGTCCACCCTGCGGGCTTTGGGCATGGGCTCTCTGCTGGATGCAATGTTCGAGTTCAGTGAGAAGTTGAGTTCCCTGGGGCTGGAGCCTGACGAGATGGCCCTCTTCATGGCTGTGGTGCTGGTCTctgcag ATCGTTCTGGCATCTCTGACATGCGCGCCGTGGAGCAGCTACAGGAGGGTCTGATCCGTGCCCTACGGTCACTGATCACTCGCCGCCGCCCGGATGACTCCGCCCTCTTCCCCAAACTCCTCCTGCGCCTGCCGGACCTGCGCACCCTCAACAATATGCACTCTGACAAACTGTTGGCCTTTCGCATCGACCCTTGA